The following are from one region of the Paracoccus sp. S3-43 genome:
- a CDS encoding FAD-dependent oxidoreductase — translation MAEILVLGAGMVGVTTGLALQARGHQVTIVERGVPGRETSYGNAGLIQTEAVEPYAMPLAPGALIQIALGRGYDVKWNVGGLLSQLNAVWTYAINSLPSGHRRATLVWGKMIRQSTDRHAPLIDAAGADNIIRRDGYIEVHRTPARMEKARVTAKRFLDEFGVEARLMDGRALRALEPAIKIEVEGATHWADAWTCSDPGGLVAAYAALFERRGGRIVNADAGDLHRAGNGWKVDEHSGEHAVVALGPWSPMLLQRFGLTVPMVFKRGYHRHYHMQTPPNHPIADFGNSVVMSPMRRGLRIATAAELTSHPRLTPPQLKHGEKAARELFDIGSPVEAEPWTGRRPCIPDMLPVIGRVPDQPNLWAHFGHGHQGFTLGPVTAEILADELDGKQGWAELQPARFKR, via the coding sequence ATGGCAGAGATTCTGGTTCTGGGTGCAGGCATGGTCGGCGTCACGACCGGGTTGGCTTTGCAGGCGCGCGGTCATCAGGTGACCATCGTCGAACGCGGCGTGCCGGGGCGGGAAACCAGCTATGGCAATGCCGGCCTGATCCAGACCGAGGCGGTCGAACCCTATGCCATGCCGCTGGCCCCCGGCGCGCTGATCCAGATCGCGCTCGGCCGGGGCTATGACGTGAAATGGAACGTCGGCGGCCTGCTGTCGCAACTGAACGCCGTCTGGACCTATGCGATCAACTCGCTGCCTTCGGGTCACCGCCGCGCGACGCTGGTTTGGGGCAAGATGATCCGGCAATCGACCGACCGCCATGCGCCGCTGATCGACGCGGCGGGCGCCGACAACATCATCCGCCGCGACGGCTATATCGAGGTCCATCGGACCCCCGCGCGGATGGAAAAGGCCCGTGTCACCGCCAAGCGGTTCCTGGACGAATTCGGGGTCGAGGCGCGGCTGATGGACGGCCGCGCCCTGCGCGCCCTGGAACCGGCGATCAAGATCGAGGTCGAGGGCGCGACCCATTGGGCGGACGCCTGGACCTGTTCCGATCCCGGCGGGCTGGTCGCGGCCTATGCGGCGCTGTTCGAACGCCGGGGCGGGCGGATCGTCAACGCCGACGCGGGCGATCTGCATCGCGCGGGCAACGGCTGGAAGGTGGACGAGCATAGCGGCGAACATGCCGTCGTGGCGCTCGGCCCCTGGTCGCCGATGCTGCTGCAACGCTTCGGCCTGACGGTGCCGATGGTCTTCAAGCGCGGCTATCACCGCCATTACCACATGCAGACGCCGCCCAACCATCCGATCGCGGATTTCGGCAACTCGGTGGTGATGTCGCCGATGCGGCGCGGATTGCGGATCGCCACGGCGGCCGAACTGACCAGCCATCCCCGCCTGACGCCGCCGCAGCTGAAGCATGGCGAAAAGGCCGCGCGCGAGCTGTTCGACATCGGTTCCCCGGTCGAGGCCGAACCCTGGACCGGCCGCCGCCCCTGCATCCCCGACATGCTGCCGGTGATCGGCCGGGTGCCCGACCAGCCGAACCTCTGGGCGCATTTCGGCCACGGCCATCAGGGCTTCACGCTGGGTCCGGTCACCGCGGAAATCCTGGCTGATGAATTGGACGGTAAGCAGGGCTGGGCCGAATTGCAGCCCGCCCGCTTCAAGCGGTAG
- the uvrB gene encoding excinuclease ABC subunit UvrB, whose protein sequence is MGHNNTNAPTTRFAEVTRPKLEGGRRFVLRTEFEPAGDQPTAIVELTDGVQAGERDQVLLGATGTGKTFTMAKVIEATQRPAIILAPNKTLAAQLYGEFKGFFPDNAVEYFVSYYDYYQPEAYVPRSDTYIEKESQINEAIDRMRHSATRALLERDDVIIVASVSCIYGIGSVETYSAMTQDMVVGDSYDQREFLSQLVAQQYRRLDAAFQRGGFRVRGDLVEVWPAHLEDRAWRFDFFGNELEAITEFDPLTGQKTDNFRQIRIYANSHYVTPRPTLQQAIKGIKAELQGRLKQLVDEGKLLEAQRLEQRTNFDLEMLEATGVCNGIENYSRYLTGRAPGEPPPTLFEFIPDNAIVFADESHISVPQIGGMYRGDFRRKFTLAEHGFRLPSCMDNRPLKFEEWDAMRPQSVFVSATPAQWELDQTGGVFTEQVIRPTGLLDPEIEIRPVEMQVDDLLDEIRRVSAAGLRTLVTTLTKRMAEDLTEYFHEQGIRIRYMHSDIDTIERIEILRDLRLGTFDVLVGINLLREGLDIPECGLVAILDADKEGFLRSETSLIQTIGRAARNADGRVIMYADRITGSMERAMAETERRRAKQMAYNEAHGITPQTVRKNVEDVLAGLWQGDTDQSRVTAKIDKPMVGANLAAHLDALRAQMRKAAENLEFEEAARIRDEVKRLEAVELAVADDPLARQSVIEEAAEDAVKASGRSTAGRAGQRGGNKRSKRRR, encoded by the coding sequence ATGGGTCACAACAACACCAACGCCCCGACCACGCGCTTTGCCGAGGTCACCCGCCCCAAGCTGGAAGGCGGGCGGCGCTTCGTCCTCAGGACCGAGTTTGAGCCCGCGGGCGACCAGCCGACCGCCATCGTCGAACTGACCGATGGCGTGCAGGCGGGCGAACGCGACCAGGTGCTGCTGGGCGCGACCGGCACCGGCAAGACCTTCACCATGGCCAAGGTGATCGAGGCGACGCAGCGCCCCGCGATCATCCTGGCCCCGAACAAGACGCTGGCCGCCCAGCTTTACGGCGAGTTCAAGGGCTTCTTCCCCGACAACGCGGTCGAATATTTCGTCAGCTACTACGACTATTACCAGCCCGAGGCCTATGTGCCGCGATCCGACACCTATATCGAGAAGGAAAGCCAGATCAACGAGGCCATCGACCGGATGCGCCACTCGGCCACGCGCGCGCTGCTGGAACGCGACGACGTGATCATCGTCGCCTCGGTCAGCTGCATCTATGGCATCGGCTCGGTCGAGACCTATTCGGCGATGACCCAGGACATGGTCGTGGGCGACAGCTATGACCAGCGGGAATTCCTGTCCCAGCTTGTGGCCCAGCAATATCGCCGACTGGACGCAGCCTTTCAGCGCGGCGGTTTCCGGGTGCGCGGCGACCTGGTCGAGGTCTGGCCCGCCCACCTGGAAGACCGCGCCTGGCGCTTCGACTTCTTCGGGAACGAGCTTGAGGCGATCACCGAATTCGATCCTCTGACCGGCCAGAAGACCGACAATTTCCGCCAGATCCGCATCTATGCCAACAGCCACTATGTCACGCCCCGCCCGACGCTTCAGCAGGCGATCAAAGGCATCAAGGCGGAACTTCAGGGGCGGCTGAAGCAACTGGTCGATGAGGGCAAGCTGCTGGAAGCCCAGCGGCTGGAACAGCGCACCAATTTCGATCTTGAGATGCTGGAGGCCACCGGCGTCTGCAACGGCATCGAGAACTATTCCCGCTATCTGACCGGTCGCGCGCCGGGCGAGCCGCCCCCCACGCTGTTCGAATTCATCCCCGACAACGCCATCGTCTTCGCCGACGAATCCCATATCAGCGTGCCGCAGATCGGCGGCATGTATCGCGGCGACTTCCGGCGCAAGTTCACGCTGGCCGAACATGGCTTCCGCCTGCCAAGCTGCATGGACAACCGACCCCTGAAATTCGAGGAATGGGACGCGATGCGGCCGCAATCGGTCTTCGTGTCGGCCACGCCCGCGCAATGGGAGTTGGACCAGACCGGCGGCGTCTTCACCGAACAGGTCATCCGCCCGACCGGCCTTCTGGACCCCGAGATCGAGATCCGCCCGGTCGAGATGCAGGTGGACGACCTGCTGGACGAGATCCGCCGCGTCAGCGCCGCCGGGCTGCGGACCCTGGTCACGACGCTCACCAAGCGCATGGCCGAGGATCTGACCGAATATTTCCACGAACAGGGCATCCGCATCCGCTATATGCACAGCGACATTGACACGATCGAACGCATCGAGATCCTGCGCGACCTGCGGCTGGGCACCTTCGACGTGCTGGTCGGCATCAACCTGCTGCGCGAGGGGCTGGATATTCCCGAATGCGGGCTGGTGGCGATCCTGGACGCGGACAAGGAGGGTTTCCTGCGGTCCGAAACCTCGCTGATCCAGACCATCGGCCGGGCGGCGCGCAACGCCGATGGCCGCGTCATCATGTATGCCGACCGCATCACCGGCAGCATGGAACGCGCGATGGCCGAAACCGAACGCCGCCGCGCCAAGCAGATGGCCTATAACGAGGCGCATGGCATCACGCCCCAGACCGTGCGCAAGAATGTCGAGGATGTTCTGGCGGGCCTGTGGCAGGGCGACACCGACCAGTCGCGCGTGACGGCGAAGATCGACAAGCCGATGGTCGGGGCCAACCTGGCCGCCCATCTCGACGCCCTGCGCGCGCAGATGCGCAAGGCCGCCGAGAACCTGGAATTCGAGGAAGCCGCCCGGATCCGCGACGAGGTAAAGCGCCTGGAAGCCGTGGAACTGGCCGTCGCCGACGATCCGCTGGCGCGCCAGTCCGTGATCGAGGAGGCGGCCGAGGATGCCGTCAAGGCCTCGGGCCGGTCCACGGCGGGCCGGGCGGGACAGCGCGGCGGCAACAAGCGGTCCAAGCGGCGGCGATAG
- a CDS encoding M48 family metallopeptidase: MLNRRLVQAPVDAIDYVITHELCHVAEPHHGAAFFELLDKVMPDWERRKQRLERAMARELPNPVAADANATPIQVISGPGFFFVPTSTYRKFTKSAQS; the protein is encoded by the coding sequence CTGCTGAACCGCCGCCTTGTGCAGGCGCCGGTCGACGCCATCGACTACGTGATCACCCACGAGCTCTGCCATGTGGCCGAGCCACATCACGGCGCCGCATTCTTTGAGCTACTTGACAAGGTGATGCCCGATTGGGAGCGGCGGAAGCAGAGGTTGGAACGGGCCATGGCCCGAGAACTTCCGAACCCGGTCGCGGCAGACGCAAACGCGACCCCAATCCAAGTAATTTCAGGGCCGGGATTTTTCTTTGTTCCGACAAGCACTTATAGGAAATTCACCAAATCTGCGCAGTCATGA
- a CDS encoding zinc metalloprotease HtpX translates to MTTMLIRHRLLNLVQSALLLTLMAAIAWVSVTAVLGAQAGLLAALGMLLGLAFAPDLSRRMLMSAYRAQRLTAREAPGLVATLAELARRAGLPRIPALYRVPSSLPNAFAMGSPEDSAICVTDGLLGLLDGRELAGVLAHEVGHVANRDLWLMGLADVMSRLVSLASWIGQFLLILNLPLVLVGAVHVPWHIVLLLILAPTLMTLVQLGLSRTREYDADRAAAELTGDPEGLVRALRKLDRQLGRFWEEILLPGRRMPDPSLLRTHPPTDSRIRRLRELAARRTAPIPPLADFPSDRFRAPKTAPRFRSFGLYW, encoded by the coding sequence ATGACGACCATGCTGATCCGGCACCGGCTGTTGAACCTTGTCCAGTCTGCGCTTCTGCTGACCCTCATGGCGGCCATCGCCTGGGTATCGGTGACTGCGGTCCTCGGTGCGCAGGCCGGTCTCCTCGCGGCGCTCGGCATGCTCCTGGGCCTCGCGTTCGCGCCCGACCTCTCGCGGCGGATGCTGATGTCGGCCTACCGGGCGCAGCGCCTGACCGCACGTGAGGCGCCGGGCCTCGTCGCCACCCTCGCCGAACTGGCGCGCCGCGCCGGCCTGCCGCGCATCCCCGCGCTCTATCGCGTGCCGAGCTCCCTGCCCAACGCCTTCGCCATGGGCAGCCCCGAGGACAGCGCGATCTGCGTCACCGACGGGCTGCTCGGGCTACTTGACGGGCGCGAACTGGCCGGTGTGCTGGCCCACGAGGTCGGCCATGTCGCCAATCGCGATCTCTGGCTCATGGGGCTGGCGGATGTAATGTCGAGGCTCGTGTCTCTGGCAAGCTGGATCGGACAGTTCCTGCTGATCCTCAACCTGCCCCTTGTCCTTGTCGGCGCCGTCCATGTGCCCTGGCACATCGTGCTGCTGCTCATCCTTGCCCCCACCCTGATGACGCTTGTCCAGCTTGGCCTGTCTCGGACCCGCGAATATGATGCCGACCGGGCCGCGGCCGAGCTGACCGGCGACCCGGAAGGCCTCGTTCGCGCGTTGCGCAAGCTCGACCGTCAGCTCGGCCGCTTCTGGGAAGAGATCCTGCTTCCCGGGAGGCGGATGCCCGATCCATCGCTGCTTCGGACGCATCCGCCGACCGACAGCCGGATCCGCAGGCTCCGCGAACTGGCCGCGCGCAGGACGGCCCCGATCCCGCCCCTCGCAGACTTTCCGAGCGACAGGTTTCGTGCGCCGAAGACGGCGCCCCGCTTCCGAAGCTTCGGCCTCTACTGGTAG
- a CDS encoding trypsin-like peptidase domain-containing protein — protein MVAWQSLPILQSAILGRFAEPRTVAPRGDLAASEQSTIAIFEAARDSVVFITTAERVIDPWTRNAYDIPRGNGSGFVWDELGHVVTNNHVIAGASGATVRLADGRAYPARLVGRAPEHDLAVLHIGVGADRPPPIPIGTSGDLRVGQSVLAIGNPFGLDWTMTTGIVSALGRELPGEGGPPIRGLIQTDAAINPGNSGGPLIDSAGRLIGVNTAIFSPSGGSAGIGFAVPVDTVNRVVPQLIARGRYDPPRLGILTDPRIDAMIAREGGSGALVLGVEPDSPAASTGLIPARVSQDGLIVVGDRIVGLGASRIGDSRDLFAALEEYRPGDRVELHIQRGAQLLRLEITLRQPM, from the coding sequence ATGGTGGCCTGGCAGAGCCTGCCGATCCTCCAGTCCGCCATCCTCGGCCGCTTCGCCGAACCGCGCACCGTAGCGCCGCGGGGCGATCTGGCCGCCTCCGAACAGAGCACCATCGCGATTTTCGAAGCCGCCCGCGACAGCGTCGTCTTCATCACCACGGCCGAACGGGTGATCGACCCCTGGACCCGCAACGCCTATGACATCCCGCGCGGCAACGGCTCGGGCTTCGTCTGGGACGAGCTCGGCCACGTGGTGACGAACAACCATGTCATCGCCGGGGCGAGCGGCGCGACCGTGCGCCTGGCCGACGGCCGCGCCTATCCCGCGCGACTGGTCGGCCGCGCCCCCGAGCACGACCTTGCCGTCCTGCACATCGGGGTGGGCGCGGACCGGCCGCCGCCGATCCCCATTGGCACCAGCGGCGATCTGCGCGTGGGCCAGAGCGTCCTTGCCATCGGAAATCCCTTCGGGCTCGACTGGACGATGACGACAGGCATCGTCTCTGCCCTCGGTCGCGAGCTTCCGGGCGAGGGCGGACCGCCGATCCGGGGCCTGATCCAGACCGACGCGGCGATCAACCCCGGCAATTCGGGCGGACCGCTGATCGACAGCGCCGGGCGGCTCATCGGCGTCAACACCGCCATCTTCAGCCCCTCGGGCGGCAGCGCCGGGATCGGCTTCGCGGTGCCGGTCGATACCGTCAACCGGGTGGTGCCGCAGCTGATCGCGCGCGGCCGCTATGACCCGCCGCGGCTGGGCATCCTGACCGATCCCCGCATCGATGCTATGATCGCGCGCGAGGGCGGGTCTGGTGCTCTGGTCCTTGGTGTGGAACCGGATAGCCCCGCAGCCAGTACCGGGCTGATCCCGGCGCGGGTGTCCCAGGACGGACTGATCGTCGTAGGTGACCGTATCGTCGGTCTCGGCGCCTCGAGGATAGGTGATTCGCGGGATTTATTCGCTGCTCTCGAAGAGTATCGGCCGGGTGACAGGGTCGAGTTGCACATCCAGCGCGGCGCACAGCTCCTGCGTCTCGAGATCACGCTTCGCCAGCCGATGTAG
- a CDS encoding Hsp20/alpha crystallin family protein: MQIKDFIPWARKDGAPDAKSGEDNPIATLQREMNHVFENFWNKVGHFEWPWGSGEAKSDMVETDNAIEVSIELPGMEMKDIEVTVNDDMLTVKGEKKIERKEEKKGYYLSERSYGAIYRTIPLPPGVDGEKAQASFKNGVLTIKLPQTPEAQAKVKRIEVKNG; this comes from the coding sequence ATGCAGATCAAAGACTTCATTCCCTGGGCGCGCAAGGACGGCGCGCCAGATGCCAAGAGCGGCGAAGACAACCCGATCGCGACACTCCAGCGCGAAATGAACCATGTGTTCGAGAACTTCTGGAACAAGGTCGGTCATTTCGAATGGCCCTGGGGCAGCGGCGAAGCCAAATCCGACATGGTCGAGACCGACAACGCGATCGAAGTGTCGATCGAGCTGCCGGGCATGGAGATGAAGGACATCGAGGTGACAGTTAACGATGACATGTTGACTGTGAAGGGGGAGAAAAAGATCGAGCGCAAAGAGGAGAAGAAGGGATACTATCTCTCCGAGCGCAGCTACGGCGCGATCTACCGGACAATTCCGCTCCCTCCCGGTGTGGATGGCGAAAAGGCGCAGGCATCCTTCAAGAACGGGGTTCTGACGATCAAGCTGCCCCAGACTCCCGAGGCGCAGGCGAAGGTCAAGCGCATCGAGGTCAAGAACGGCTGA
- a CDS encoding Hsp20/alpha crystallin family protein, translated as MSTDITQAAEKTPTDSPETTGDGRIYRPLTDIVETDQGVSMMLEMPGVAPDAVEITLENRVLTIRGKVDPVRPENLELAHAEYGEGDFERAFTLSEDFDPDRIEAEMRGGVLTLTLPRAPEAQPKRIVVKGA; from the coding sequence ATGAGCACCGACATCACGCAAGCCGCCGAAAAGACGCCGACCGACTCGCCCGAAACCACCGGCGACGGACGCATCTACCGCCCGTTGACCGATATCGTCGAGACCGATCAGGGCGTCTCCATGATGCTTGAAATGCCTGGGGTCGCTCCCGATGCGGTCGAAATCACGCTCGAAAATCGCGTGTTGACGATCCGCGGCAAGGTTGACCCGGTGCGGCCGGAAAACCTCGAACTTGCCCATGCCGAATATGGCGAGGGCGATTTCGAGCGTGCCTTCACGCTTTCCGAGGACTTCGACCCCGACAGGATCGAAGCCGAGATGCGTGGCGGCGTCCTCACCCTGACGCTCCCCCGAGCCCCTGAAGCGCAGCCGAAAAGGATCGTCGTCAAGGGCGCCTGA
- a CDS encoding Hsp20/alpha crystallin family protein → MLYPTYLRRSDPFALMRSMMRDLDRGFWPPSRAAFPAVNVWQGPEAVGVTAELPGIEPGDIEISVKDSVLTLSGERKAPEVPDGARWHRNERGYGRFSRAIRLPFATSDDKVEARMTNGVLRIVISRPEEEKPKKIEIKAA, encoded by the coding sequence ATGCTCTACCCGACATATCTGCGCCGCAGCGATCCCTTCGCGCTGATGCGCTCCATGATGCGCGATCTCGACCGTGGTTTCTGGCCGCCGTCCCGCGCGGCGTTCCCGGCGGTGAATGTCTGGCAAGGCCCTGAGGCCGTTGGAGTCACCGCTGAACTTCCCGGCATCGAACCGGGCGACATTGAGATTTCGGTCAAGGACAGCGTCCTGACCCTTTCGGGCGAACGCAAGGCGCCCGAGGTTCCCGACGGTGCGCGCTGGCACCGCAACGAACGCGGTTACGGCAGGTTTTCCCGCGCTATCCGCCTGCCGTTCGCGACCTCGGATGACAAGGTCGAGGCGAGGATGACGAACGGCGTATTGCGGATCGTCATCTCCCGGCCCGAGGAAGAAAAGCCGAAGAAAATCGAGATCAAGGCAGCCTGA
- a CDS encoding MarR family transcriptional regulator produces MISSDLALIGTTIHRVAQLIQQRIDNEIGDSGLTRLSWMAATHVEDSPGLTIGDLAGRLEVGRATAGQLVDRMVQGGWVERWPSPDDRRSQIVTATPKARAMLEELAPRQSALEDEILQDLSADERRILLALLERIKSRLLR; encoded by the coding sequence ATGATCTCTTCTGATCTTGCCCTGATCGGGACGACGATCCACCGGGTCGCGCAGCTCATCCAGCAGCGGATCGACAACGAGATCGGCGACAGCGGCCTGACCCGCCTGTCCTGGATGGCGGCGACACATGTCGAGGATTCGCCCGGGCTGACCATCGGCGATCTGGCCGGGCGGCTGGAGGTAGGCCGGGCCACTGCGGGCCAGCTCGTCGATCGCATGGTACAGGGCGGTTGGGTCGAGCGGTGGCCCTCGCCCGACGACCGGCGGTCGCAGATCGTCACGGCAACACCTAAGGCCAGGGCGATGCTGGAGGAACTCGCGCCGCGGCAGTCGGCGCTCGAAGATGAAATCCTGCAGGATCTGTCGGCGGACGAAAGGCGCATTCTGCTGGCGCTGCTCGAGCGGATCAAGTCGCGGCTTTTACGCTAG
- the ftsH gene encoding ATP-dependent zinc metalloprotease FtsH — MERKTEYNIWYWVVAFIAVLFIQNLIAGWQSVAPISYSQFEKYLADGKISSVAVGADTITGTFAEPVDGKKQFVTTVVNPAILERIDRSGIEITGVPQNTFLGTLISWVAPALVFFGIWMLLFRKFADKQGFGGFMQVGRSKAKVYMEKETGVSFADVAGVDEAKAELEEVVEFLRNPAEYGKLGAHIPKGILLVGPPGTGKTLLARAVAGEAGVTFFSISGSEFVEMFVGVGAARVRDLFEQARKSAPAIIFIDELDALGRARSSGQIAGGHDEREQTLNQLLTELDGFDPSVGIVLLAATNRPEILDPALLRAGRFDRQVLVDRPDKKGRVQILGVHMKKVKLAPDVDAEKVAALTPGFSGADLANLVNEAALLATRRKADAVTMDDFNNAVERIIAGLEKKNRVLNPREREIVAHHEMGHALVAMALPGTDPVHKVSIIPRGIGALGYTIQRPTEDRFLMTREELENKIAVLLGGRAAEKIVYDHLSTGAADDLVKATDIARAMVARYGMDEDLGHVSYDTDRPGFLGTGDQSSWLNRRYSDATAERMDAKVRDIVDGVFKRTLSLLEANRALLEQSAQDLLQRETLDEPDLVAIGSQVKRTEAVAA; from the coding sequence ATGGAAAGGAAGACCGAATACAACATCTGGTACTGGGTGGTGGCTTTCATAGCCGTGCTTTTCATCCAGAACCTGATCGCCGGCTGGCAATCCGTCGCGCCGATCAGCTACAGCCAGTTCGAGAAGTATCTCGCTGACGGGAAAATTTCCTCTGTCGCGGTCGGGGCAGACACTATCACAGGCACCTTCGCCGAACCGGTCGACGGCAAGAAGCAGTTTGTGACGACCGTAGTGAATCCCGCAATCCTGGAGCGGATAGACCGGTCAGGTATCGAGATCACTGGCGTTCCGCAAAACACTTTTCTCGGCACGCTGATTTCCTGGGTAGCGCCAGCGCTTGTCTTCTTCGGAATCTGGATGCTGCTGTTCCGCAAGTTCGCCGACAAGCAGGGCTTCGGCGGGTTCATGCAGGTCGGCCGCAGCAAGGCCAAAGTTTACATGGAAAAAGAAACCGGCGTCAGCTTCGCCGACGTGGCTGGCGTGGACGAGGCCAAGGCCGAGCTCGAGGAGGTCGTGGAGTTCCTCAGGAACCCCGCCGAATACGGAAAGCTGGGCGCACATATCCCCAAAGGCATATTGCTCGTTGGGCCGCCGGGCACCGGCAAGACGCTGCTGGCCCGCGCGGTGGCGGGTGAGGCGGGCGTGACCTTCTTTTCGATCTCGGGATCGGAGTTCGTCGAGATGTTCGTGGGCGTCGGTGCCGCACGGGTGCGCGACCTGTTCGAGCAGGCCCGGAAATCCGCGCCGGCGATCATCTTCATCGACGAACTCGACGCTCTCGGGCGGGCGCGCTCCTCCGGCCAGATCGCTGGCGGCCACGATGAGCGTGAGCAGACGCTGAACCAGCTTCTGACCGAGCTCGACGGCTTCGACCCTTCGGTGGGCATCGTGCTCCTGGCCGCCACCAACCGACCAGAGATCCTCGACCCCGCGCTGCTGCGTGCGGGACGCTTCGACCGGCAGGTGCTGGTGGATCGGCCGGATAAGAAGGGACGTGTGCAGATTCTCGGCGTTCACATGAAAAAGGTGAAGCTCGCCCCGGACGTCGATGCCGAGAAGGTCGCAGCGCTTACTCCCGGCTTTTCCGGGGCGGACCTCGCCAATCTCGTCAACGAGGCAGCATTGCTCGCCACGCGCCGCAAGGCGGATGCGGTGACGATGGACGACTTCAACAATGCCGTCGAGCGCATCATCGCAGGGTTGGAAAAGAAGAACCGCGTGCTCAATCCGCGCGAACGCGAGATCGTGGCGCATCACGAGATGGGGCACGCGCTGGTGGCGATGGCTCTGCCCGGCACGGATCCGGTGCACAAGGTCTCGATCATCCCGCGCGGCATCGGCGCGCTCGGCTACACCATCCAGCGCCCGACCGAGGACCGCTTCCTGATGACGCGCGAGGAGCTGGAGAACAAGATCGCCGTCCTCCTCGGCGGGCGCGCGGCCGAGAAGATCGTCTACGACCACCTCTCGACCGGGGCGGCCGACGATCTGGTCAAGGCTACCGATATCGCCCGCGCCATGGTCGCGCGGTACGGGATGGACGAAGACCTCGGGCATGTCAGCTACGACACCGATCGGCCCGGCTTTCTCGGCACCGGCGACCAGTCGTCGTGGCTGAACCGCCGCTACAGCGACGCCACTGCCGAGCGGATGGACGCGAAGGTGCGCGACATCGTGGATGGCGTGTTCAAGCGCACCCTCTCGCTTCTCGAAGCCAACCGGGCGCTGCTCGAGCAATCGGCGCAGGATCTCCTGCAACGCGAGACACTGGACGAGCCCGATCTGGTGGCAATTGGGTCCCAGGTGAAAAGAACGGAAGCGGTCGCTGCGTGA